In one window of Candidatus Sulfuricurvum sp. RIFRC-1 DNA:
- a CDS encoding epoxyqueuosine reductase QueH — protein MLVHICCSVDSHFFMEKLQQEYPDEKLVGFFYDPNIHPYSEYQLRLLDVERSCQKLGIELIEGPYDYENWMDAVRGLEKEPEKGARCEVCFDRRFEVSAHKALELGEQTMTTTLLVSPKKSQDQLKKSGDAFHASHGVEFIAFDYRKNGGTNDQSRVSKEEQLYRQDYCGCIYGLTMQRDQQHRLMDEMFSPLTRQILPASIEERLELYTKRMNLEDQGINYRIIKERFLNYRLLCASVKVGDCVIPSYPLFYSTINRTSTEGKIDFEIEGQFFLSREEVRFITLETFNTLTASSYQNTQELMFNAPSVETEMALRSTLSGNPYNTSAIIVVDEIPTAKITLLLETKTYEDTREKLLIL, from the coding sequence ATGCTAGTTCACATCTGCTGCAGTGTCGATTCCCATTTCTTTATGGAGAAGCTACAGCAGGAATACCCCGACGAAAAACTCGTCGGGTTCTTCTATGATCCCAATATCCACCCTTACAGCGAATACCAACTCCGACTCCTTGATGTAGAACGTAGCTGTCAAAAACTGGGGATTGAGCTGATAGAAGGCCCCTATGATTATGAAAACTGGATGGATGCCGTCCGAGGATTGGAAAAAGAGCCGGAAAAGGGGGCACGCTGTGAAGTGTGCTTTGATCGTCGTTTTGAAGTAAGTGCGCATAAAGCGCTCGAACTTGGTGAGCAGACGATGACCACCACACTCCTCGTCAGCCCAAAAAAATCCCAAGATCAGCTCAAAAAATCGGGTGATGCATTTCACGCCTCTCACGGTGTCGAATTTATCGCCTTTGATTACCGTAAAAACGGCGGAACCAATGACCAAAGCCGTGTCAGCAAAGAAGAACAGCTTTACCGACAGGACTACTGCGGCTGTATTTACGGCCTCACCATGCAGCGGGATCAACAGCATCGATTGATGGATGAGATGTTCTCTCCCCTCACCCGCCAAATCCTTCCCGCTTCCATCGAAGAGCGTTTGGAACTCTACACAAAACGGATGAATCTCGAAGATCAAGGTATCAACTATCGCATCATCAAAGAGCGCTTTTTAAACTACCGCCTGCTGTGTGCATCGGTAAAAGTGGGTGATTGTGTTATCCCCTCTTACCCCCTCTTCTACTCCACCATCAACCGCACCTCCACCGAGGGAAAAATTGATTTTGAGATAGAGGGGCAGTTTTTTCTCAGCCGCGAAGAGGTACGCTTTATCACTTTAGAGACTTTCAATACCCTCACCGCATCGTCGTATCAAAATACCCAAGAGTTGATGTTTAATGCACCGTCCGTCGAAACTGAAATGGCATTACGTTCTACTCTTAGCGGCAACCCTTACAACACCTCGGCGATCATTGTCGTGGATGAGATTCCGACCGCTAAAATCACCCTTCTATTAGAGACAAAAACGTATGAAGATACGAGAGAAAAACTCCTGATTCTGTAA
- a CDS encoding peptidylprolyl isomerase: MFGRKELKNYNATAEELASYQWAKMTTAKGVMWIKLYNDETPNTVANFAALVNDGYYNGLNFHRVIPGFMAQGGCPHGTGTGGPGWAIPCETALNKHKHIKGSLSMAHAGPNTGGSQFFICFVSTPHLDGVHTVFGGIESDDAESMAVLDSIQMRDTIEKVEILAARD, translated from the coding sequence ATGTTCGGACGTAAAGAACTTAAGAATTACAATGCTACCGCTGAGGAGCTCGCATCTTACCAATGGGCGAAAATGACCACCGCAAAAGGGGTTATGTGGATCAAACTCTACAACGATGAAACCCCCAACACGGTTGCTAACTTCGCGGCACTCGTAAACGACGGCTACTACAACGGTCTTAACTTCCACCGTGTAATCCCTGGTTTCATGGCTCAAGGCGGATGTCCTCACGGCACCGGGACCGGCGGACCGGGTTGGGCAATCCCATGTGAAACGGCTCTGAATAAACACAAACATATCAAAGGCTCTCTCTCTATGGCACACGCAGGACCAAACACCGGAGGAAGCCAGTTTTTCATCTGTTTCGTAAGTACTCCGCATCTTGACGGTGTTCACACGGTATTCGGCGGAATCGAAAGTGATGATGCGGAATCTATGGCGGTTCTTGACAGCATCCAAATGCGCGACACCATCGAAAAAGTCGAGATTTTGGCTGCACGCGACTAA
- a CDS encoding HAMP domain-containing sensor histidine kinase — MESWLQRWLNNISLRDLNFYTIVFILFFTVIFSSLLIYDEYRQFAMAAGDTLVGIHGDPHALKGRLIKIIVEIATLALILFGFIIGISKIVNSMIARDMERFLNFFESAREKTELIEHDELYFSEFKRMAGFANEMAMTLQEQKDSLQQLNAGLEERVKFKTQALQQKNDALEEEQKFSQGLLDSHKQFIRYAIHETHTPLSVIMANIELFSMNEGRNRYLAKIEAAVKNIFSIYDDLSYLVKKDQIEYPKKAIDLGEYVKKRLEFFDEVAHFSNLTFNYHEPEFQSWIQFNETKLQRVIDNNLTNAIKYTKNGEEIRVGVGCDTQECRFWVESKSAKIQDVDKIFEAYYRERKKTDGFGLGLSLVKSICDEDGVEIKISSDSKLTRFEYSFKKGVIENSPS, encoded by the coding sequence GTGGAATCTTGGTTACAGCGCTGGTTGAACAATATTTCTTTACGCGATCTTAACTTCTATACTATTGTATTTATCCTCTTTTTTACCGTTATTTTTTCCTCTTTGCTGATTTATGATGAATATCGTCAATTTGCGATGGCTGCGGGTGACACACTTGTAGGGATACATGGTGATCCTCATGCCCTTAAAGGGCGGTTGATTAAAATCATTGTTGAAATTGCGACACTGGCATTGATTTTGTTCGGTTTTATTATCGGTATTTCGAAGATCGTAAACAGTATGATTGCTCGGGATATGGAACGGTTTTTGAATTTTTTTGAGTCAGCCCGTGAGAAAACAGAGCTGATTGAACACGATGAACTCTATTTTTCTGAATTCAAACGGATGGCAGGATTTGCGAATGAGATGGCAATGACATTGCAAGAACAAAAAGATTCCTTGCAACAGTTGAATGCCGGATTGGAAGAGAGAGTTAAGTTTAAAACACAGGCATTACAGCAAAAAAATGATGCACTTGAAGAAGAACAAAAGTTTTCTCAGGGGCTTCTTGATTCTCACAAGCAATTTATCCGTTATGCTATCCACGAAACGCATACACCCTTATCGGTTATTATGGCAAATATCGAGCTGTTTTCGATGAATGAAGGGCGTAATCGTTATCTCGCCAAAATCGAAGCGGCGGTCAAAAATATTTTTAGTATTTACGATGATTTAAGTTATCTGGTCAAAAAAGATCAGATCGAATATCCCAAAAAAGCGATTGATTTGGGAGAATATGTCAAAAAACGTCTGGAGTTTTTCGATGAGGTTGCCCATTTCTCAAACCTTACGTTTAATTATCATGAGCCGGAGTTTCAATCATGGATACAATTTAATGAGACCAAACTTCAACGGGTGATCGATAATAACCTGACCAATGCGATTAAATACACCAAAAACGGGGAGGAGATTCGGGTCGGAGTAGGGTGTGATACCCAAGAATGCCGTTTTTGGGTTGAGAGCAAATCGGCTAAAATTCAAGATGTAGACAAAATATTTGAGGCATACTATCGGGAACGGAAAAAAACCGATGGATTTGGATTGGGGCTTAGTTTAGTCAAATCCATTTGCGATGAAGACGGGGTTGAGATTAAAATTTCTTCAGACAGCAAATTGACCCGCTTCGAATATTCTTTTAAAAAGGGCGTCATTGAAAATTCTCCTTCTTGA
- a CDS encoding response regulator transcription factor, protein MKILLLEDEQMLSEAINEYLLSSGHRVTSFYDGSDALEALKKETFDLLILDINVPGIDGLDLLEQLHTLKIRPPAIYISALVDIEGISRAYDLGCYDYLKKPFHLKELSLRIDKVMQSCTIPQNHLRLSKSYAYDASTATLMCDNVTHPLTKRQLQMIDLLARNRGRVVDFDQFRNYVWDEEYVDNATIRAEVSRLKKSLKEDFIQNIRALGYMIDIPKS, encoded by the coding sequence TTGAAAATTCTCCTTCTTGAAGACGAGCAGATGCTCAGTGAAGCGATTAATGAATACCTGCTCTCTTCGGGCCACCGGGTCACTTCATTTTATGATGGGAGTGATGCTCTTGAAGCACTTAAAAAAGAGACGTTCGATTTGTTGATACTCGATATTAATGTTCCGGGGATCGATGGGCTTGATCTTCTTGAACAGCTTCATACACTTAAAATACGTCCTCCCGCTATCTATATCAGTGCTTTGGTTGATATCGAGGGAATTAGTCGAGCGTATGATTTAGGGTGTTATGATTATCTGAAAAAACCGTTTCATCTTAAAGAACTCTCGCTGCGTATTGATAAAGTGATGCAAAGTTGTACGATTCCTCAAAATCATTTGCGTCTTTCAAAGAGTTACGCGTACGATGCTTCAACCGCTACATTGATGTGTGATAACGTAACACACCCCCTCACTAAACGGCAGCTCCAGATGATCGATCTTTTAGCGCGTAATCGCGGGCGTGTGGTCGATTTTGATCAGTTTCGCAACTACGTATGGGACGAAGAGTACGTGGATAATGCAACAATACGTGCTGAAGTGAGTCGTCTTAAAAAGTCTTTGAAGGAAGATTTCATCCAAAATATCCGCGCGTTAGGTTATATGATCGATATTCCTAAAAGTTAA
- a CDS encoding OprD family outer membrane porin — MRHTVRLSLLASVMVLSASAADDLAGMFKEGKASGQVRAFYIDRSIDYSGATADYSRDAAAIGGKLGYETGSLSGFSMGAMFYTTNKLDSKSDVAKENDATLVDSTTSNGYSTLGQAYLQYKIGNTAIKFGRQELNTPLAGGDDARMLPNTFEALVLSNSDVKDLTLIGAHVTKINYGTFANAYSGGELALTSGYGLIGTATSGTYRSGHFLEMGVAALGEGTDTNGVTAVAAIYKGLPNTTLQLWDYYAHDILNALYAQADVTWGCPLNSDIKMTGSAQLIQESDVGDNLAGEVDSLYWGVQLAAKYGNVNAAVAYSQNDESDTATIKGGTITPWGGMPAFTQGMVTRHQFMSGTDAWKVSGGYNFKDMGANVTASAYYASFDVGSKGGYTTGKTTEPGFDIIWNPEAVKNLQLRLRGNFPDKFKNAAEDTSWDEYRVIANYNF, encoded by the coding sequence ATGAGACATACAGTACGTCTTTCGCTTTTAGCCTCAGTAATGGTTCTGAGTGCTTCAGCCGCCGATGATTTAGCAGGAATGTTTAAAGAGGGGAAAGCCAGTGGGCAAGTCCGTGCTTTTTACATTGACCGTTCTATCGATTATAGCGGTGCTACCGCAGATTATTCTCGCGATGCAGCCGCTATTGGTGGTAAACTCGGATATGAAACAGGAAGTCTATCCGGTTTTAGCATGGGAGCGATGTTCTATACGACCAATAAACTTGACAGTAAAAGTGATGTGGCGAAAGAAAATGATGCTACCTTGGTTGACAGCACAACAAGCAACGGGTATTCAACGCTTGGTCAGGCTTATTTGCAGTATAAAATCGGCAATACTGCGATCAAATTCGGTCGCCAAGAACTCAATACTCCACTCGCAGGTGGTGATGATGCACGTATGTTGCCAAATACATTCGAAGCTTTAGTCCTCAGTAATAGCGATGTTAAAGATTTGACATTGATCGGTGCACACGTAACAAAGATTAATTATGGCACCTTTGCCAATGCGTATTCAGGTGGAGAGTTAGCGTTGACATCAGGGTATGGCTTGATCGGAACAGCTACTTCAGGAACTTACCGCAGCGGGCATTTCTTGGAGATGGGAGTTGCAGCATTAGGTGAAGGAACAGACACCAATGGAGTAACTGCGGTAGCCGCTATCTACAAAGGGCTTCCGAATACGACATTACAATTATGGGATTATTATGCGCATGATATTCTCAATGCACTTTATGCTCAAGCGGATGTAACATGGGGATGCCCTTTGAATTCTGATATCAAGATGACCGGTTCTGCACAATTGATCCAAGAAAGTGATGTTGGTGATAATTTGGCGGGAGAAGTTGATAGCTTGTATTGGGGTGTTCAGCTTGCCGCTAAATACGGTAATGTTAATGCGGCAGTAGCGTATTCACAAAACGATGAAAGTGATACAGCTACCATCAAAGGTGGAACTATCACTCCATGGGGCGGTATGCCGGCATTTACGCAAGGTATGGTTACACGTCATCAGTTTATGAGTGGAACGGATGCTTGGAAAGTTAGTGGCGGTTATAACTTTAAAGATATGGGTGCTAACGTTACTGCAAGCGCATATTACGCTAGTTTTGATGTTGGTAGTAAAGGTGGATATACTACAGGTAAAACAACAGAACCGGGATTTGATATTATTTGGAATCCGGAAGCGGTAAAAAATCTTCAACTTCGTTTACGCGGGAATTTCCCGGATAAGTTCAAAAATGCGGCTGAAGACACAAGTTGGGATGAATACCGCGTTATCGCAAACTATAACTTTTAA
- a CDS encoding DUF485 domain-containing protein produces MKQEMVDRIKNDPDFLQLTRVRSKFAWTLTIVMLVIYFGFVLVIAFDPSILGTPLSEGSVTTVGIPVGVAVIISAFILTGIYVRRANTEFDELTARIKAKAKGE; encoded by the coding sequence ATGAAACAAGAGATGGTTGATCGTATTAAAAACGATCCCGATTTTTTACAGCTCACCCGTGTGCGCAGCAAGTTTGCTTGGACACTGACGATCGTTATGTTGGTGATCTATTTCGGATTCGTATTGGTGATTGCATTTGATCCGTCAATTTTGGGGACTCCGCTATCGGAAGGCTCGGTTACAACCGTTGGAATCCCGGTGGGTGTCGCTGTTATCATCAGCGCATTTATCCTTACAGGTATTTATGTTCGACGTGCAAATACTGAGTTTGATGAACTCACTGCAAGAATCAAAGCTAAAGCAAAGGGAGAGTGA
- a CDS encoding cation acetate symporter, with amino-acid sequence MKALLLALFSVAAFAGEALSGAVEKQPLNMSAIIMFLIFVGATLGITYWAAKRTKTAKDFYTAGGGITGFQNGMAIAGDYMSAASFLGISALVYAKGYDGLIYSIGFLVGWPIILFMVAEQLRNLGKYTFADVASYRLRQTPIRTLAAFGSILTVVLYLIAQMVGAGKLIQLLFGLDYEIAVILVGVLMILYVTFGGMLATTWVQIIKAFLLLSGATFMAIAVMAHYDFNFETLFATAVQMKETNAIMAPGGLVSDPISAISLGVALMFGTAGLPHILMRFFTVSDAKEARKSVFYATGFIGYFYILTFIIGFGAIVMVFQNPQYLDLAKQAVDGGSPILGGDNMAAIHLSHAVGGDFFLGFISAVAFATILAVVSGLTLAGASAISHDLYASVIRKGKADGMMEMKVSKISTVILGIVAIYLGIAFEDQNIAFMVGLAFAIAASANFPILFLSMYWSKLTTRGALLGGSLGLLTAAVLVVLGPTVWVDVLKNAEAIFPYKYPALFSVSAAFIGIWFFSITDSSENSEKEKEAYEAQYIRSQTGIGAEGAVEH; translated from the coding sequence ATGAAAGCGTTATTATTAGCTCTTTTCTCGGTTGCTGCATTTGCCGGTGAGGCACTCAGCGGCGCGGTAGAAAAACAACCGTTAAACATGTCAGCGATTATCATGTTCTTGATTTTCGTAGGGGCAACTTTGGGGATCACCTATTGGGCGGCAAAACGTACCAAAACGGCAAAAGATTTCTATACTGCCGGCGGAGGGATCACAGGATTCCAAAACGGTATGGCGATTGCCGGGGATTATATGTCAGCGGCATCATTTTTGGGGATTTCAGCCCTCGTTTACGCGAAAGGGTATGATGGACTCATCTACTCAATCGGATTCTTGGTCGGTTGGCCGATTATCTTGTTTATGGTGGCTGAACAGCTCCGTAACCTCGGTAAATATACGTTTGCAGACGTTGCATCGTACCGTTTACGTCAAACGCCTATCCGTACATTGGCGGCATTTGGTTCAATCTTGACGGTTGTATTGTATTTGATCGCTCAAATGGTAGGGGCTGGAAAATTGATCCAACTTCTTTTCGGTTTGGACTATGAGATCGCGGTTATCCTCGTCGGTGTATTGATGATCCTCTACGTAACGTTCGGTGGGATGTTGGCAACAACTTGGGTTCAAATCATCAAAGCGTTCTTGCTCCTCTCTGGTGCGACATTTATGGCGATTGCGGTTATGGCTCACTATGACTTTAACTTCGAAACTTTGTTTGCGACTGCGGTACAAATGAAAGAAACGAATGCAATTATGGCTCCGGGCGGATTGGTATCGGATCCGATTTCAGCTATTTCACTCGGTGTAGCGTTGATGTTCGGTACTGCGGGTCTTCCGCATATCCTTATGCGCTTTTTCACCGTTAGCGATGCAAAAGAAGCACGCAAATCGGTTTTCTATGCGACAGGTTTCATCGGGTATTTCTATATCTTGACGTTTATCATCGGTTTCGGTGCGATCGTTATGGTATTCCAAAACCCGCAATATCTTGACCTTGCGAAACAAGCAGTTGACGGCGGTTCTCCGATCCTTGGCGGCGATAACATGGCGGCAATTCACCTTTCCCATGCAGTTGGTGGTGACTTCTTCCTCGGATTTATCTCTGCGGTAGCGTTTGCAACAATCCTTGCGGTTGTTTCAGGGCTTACATTGGCGGGTGCATCAGCGATTTCACATGACTTGTATGCGAGTGTTATCCGTAAAGGTAAAGCAGATGGAATGATGGAGATGAAAGTTTCTAAAATCTCTACCGTTATTTTGGGTATCGTAGCAATCTATCTCGGTATTGCATTCGAAGATCAAAATATTGCGTTCATGGTTGGATTGGCGTTCGCTATTGCAGCATCCGCTAACTTCCCTATTTTGTTCCTCTCTATGTATTGGTCAAAACTCACCACTCGCGGTGCATTGCTCGGTGGATCATTAGGTTTATTGACAGCGGCAGTTCTTGTGGTACTTGGGCCAACCGTCTGGGTGGACGTATTGAAAAATGCGGAAGCGATTTTCCCTTACAAATATCCGGCTCTTTTCTCTGTGAGTGCAGCGTTTATCGGAATTTGGTTCTTCTCGATCACCGATTCTAGTGAAAACTCAGAAAAAGAGAAAGAAGCGTACGAAGCACAATATATCCGAAGTCAAACGGGTATCGGTGCAGAAGGTGCTGTAGAGCATTAA
- a CDS encoding putative nucleotidyltransferase substrate binding domain-containing protein — MSLFDQKALLMSIHPFDLLGERMIEQLMTQMDIAYYPKETVLIAPRVRAESLYIIIKGIVNETIEGELQNVYGERDSFDANSLIYGNTQSTFSVAEDLICYELPKESFLNLLQDVEPFQNYFMQDFITKHQNLKERQHQNELTPFMVSRVDEIYLHTPCFVDAETSIREALQKMADQNGQVILVRDGGRVGIVTDTNLREKVLLADKSSRDPIGEIATFGLISIERSDFLFNALLLFTKHGVKRLVVVENEEIVGILEQLDLLSHFANHTHLIAASIDRAVSIDELQNAQRSLTHLVRSLTTKGVRVRYVSKLVSELNAKVYRKVFEMVVPSELQDKCALIVMGSEGRGEQILRTDQDNALIIRDGEDEAVFEPYMMQLNGYLLQLGFPKCSGNVMVSNPYWRRSVGGYKNLISDWVDTLSEEALMGLSIFLDAHCVAGDETLLGECQNYLNEHFEGRSDVMAHLAKAALAFETPLSLFSGFVLGRAEHGSEFDIKKGGIFAIVHGIRILSLEHKITQTNTTERIKELNNLGLFDKAYASELIEAYDTLLSIRLRFILGQKQGSEEQNYVNPKLLSKAERDLLKDAFKIVNTFKKFLTYHFHLGMVV; from the coding sequence TTGAGTCTTTTTGATCAAAAAGCACTTTTGATGTCGATCCATCCTTTCGACCTGCTGGGCGAGAGGATGATTGAGCAGCTGATGACCCAGATGGATATAGCCTACTATCCCAAGGAAACGGTACTGATCGCTCCGAGGGTGAGGGCGGAATCCCTGTATATCATTATCAAAGGTATTGTCAACGAAACCATCGAGGGTGAACTCCAAAACGTGTATGGGGAGCGCGACAGCTTTGACGCCAACTCCCTCATATACGGAAATACCCAAAGCACCTTCAGTGTCGCCGAAGATCTCATCTGTTATGAACTCCCTAAAGAATCATTCCTCAATCTCCTCCAAGACGTCGAACCGTTTCAAAACTACTTCATGCAAGATTTCATTACCAAACACCAAAACCTAAAAGAGCGTCAGCATCAAAATGAGTTAACACCGTTTATGGTTTCCCGTGTTGATGAAATCTATCTTCATACTCCGTGTTTCGTTGATGCAGAGACTTCGATCCGCGAAGCATTGCAAAAAATGGCGGATCAGAATGGGCAGGTGATTTTGGTTCGTGATGGGGGGAGAGTCGGAATCGTTACCGACACTAATTTACGAGAAAAAGTACTTTTAGCGGATAAAAGCAGTCGTGATCCGATCGGCGAGATCGCGACGTTCGGTTTGATTAGTATCGAGCGGAGCGATTTTCTCTTTAATGCATTACTTCTTTTTACCAAACACGGAGTTAAACGGCTGGTTGTTGTTGAAAATGAGGAAATTGTCGGAATATTAGAGCAGCTAGATTTGCTCAGCCATTTTGCCAACCACACCCATCTCATTGCTGCGTCGATTGATCGTGCGGTGAGTATCGATGAGCTCCAAAATGCACAGCGTTCATTGACCCATCTTGTCCGTTCCCTAACGACCAAAGGGGTGCGGGTTCGGTATGTTTCCAAACTCGTGAGCGAACTAAACGCTAAAGTGTATCGCAAAGTTTTCGAGATGGTCGTTCCCTCAGAACTCCAAGATAAATGCGCTTTGATCGTAATGGGGAGCGAAGGACGCGGAGAGCAGATATTGCGAACCGATCAGGATAATGCTTTGATTATTCGCGATGGTGAAGATGAAGCGGTATTTGAGCCGTATATGATGCAGTTAAACGGCTACCTTTTGCAATTGGGATTCCCAAAATGCAGCGGTAATGTGATGGTTTCCAATCCGTACTGGCGACGCAGTGTCGGTGGATATAAAAATCTCATAAGCGACTGGGTCGATACATTGAGCGAAGAGGCATTGATGGGGCTGTCGATTTTTCTCGATGCTCACTGCGTTGCGGGGGATGAAACACTCTTGGGTGAGTGTCAAAATTACCTGAATGAGCATTTTGAGGGTCGAAGCGACGTAATGGCCCATTTGGCCAAAGCTGCTTTGGCTTTTGAAACTCCTTTGAGTCTATTCTCAGGGTTTGTTTTGGGACGTGCCGAGCATGGAAGTGAATTTGATATTAAAAAAGGGGGGATTTTTGCGATCGTTCACGGAATCCGCATCCTCTCTTTGGAGCATAAAATCACTCAAACCAATACTACCGAGCGGATCAAAGAACTCAATAATCTAGGATTATTCGACAAAGCGTACGCGAGCGAGTTGATCGAAGCGTATGACACGTTGCTCAGCATCCGTTTACGATTTATTCTCGGACAAAAGCAGGGGAGCGAAGAGCAAAATTATGTAAACCCGAAATTGCTGAGTAAGGCAGAGAGGGATTTGTTGAAAGACGCATTTAAAATCGTGAATACCTTTAAAAAGTTTCTCACCTACCATTTTCATTTGGGTATGGTGGTCTGA
- a CDS encoding 3'-5' exonuclease: MFERLIRAWNARGLKDENYAWMFEPYYGDEVVVFDTETTGLNTKKDAVLSIGAVKVKGDRILTSESFEIFLKPDKEISVESIKIHHIRPCDLEHAHEPLEGAKKFLDFIGNRPLVGYYLEFDMAMMNRLIKPWLGCELPHKQIEVSGLYFDKKIALIPQGNIDLRFDTILRDLKIPRMGQHNALNDAIMTAMVYIKLKNTLKLH, from the coding sequence ATGTTCGAGCGACTCATACGTGCATGGAACGCCCGAGGATTGAAGGACGAAAACTATGCGTGGATGTTTGAGCCTTACTACGGTGATGAAGTAGTCGTTTTCGATACCGAAACGACGGGACTCAATACCAAAAAAGATGCGGTACTCAGCATCGGTGCGGTAAAGGTAAAAGGGGATCGTATTTTGACCTCCGAGAGTTTTGAAATATTCTTGAAACCTGACAAAGAAATCAGTGTTGAAAGCATCAAAATCCACCACATTCGTCCCTGTGATTTGGAACACGCACATGAACCCTTGGAAGGGGCAAAAAAGTTTCTCGATTTTATCGGAAATCGCCCTTTGGTTGGGTATTATTTAGAGTTTGATATGGCGATGATGAATCGTCTGATTAAGCCGTGGTTGGGGTGTGAACTTCCCCATAAACAGATCGAGGTTTCCGGACTTTATTTTGATAAAAAAATTGCCCTGATCCCTCAAGGAAATATTGATTTGCGCTTTGATACAATCCTCCGTGATTTGAAAATCCCGAGGATGGGACAGCATAACGCATTGAATGACGCGATAATGACCGCAATGGTCTACATTAAATTAAAAAATACACTTAAACTACACTAA